The following proteins are co-located in the Pedobacter sp. FW305-3-2-15-E-R2A2 genome:
- a CDS encoding mechanosensitive ion channel domain-containing protein, which translates to MIEDKERQTGKELLMILVKALVCLVLIYFYISNPEIYTEFPTLDKIADTSILFLGPSLIISILRLIVIYWYVKKHKLKKNIKDNFILGINRVVSILNTVFFAIAFTSLFDVNPKDLIFSVSIVAAALAVTFKDYIANMINGLIIMFSDRLSLGDHIRLGEHEGKILDITLINMILQNEDSDMVIIPNSVAFSSVIINQSKQNTKKLSIEFDMPLKNGYTPAFLEEYLNNAIANNTENVMEGGLSVKTIAINKDAAIFKVMVLLKHYDKVKERVVRRLLNTALLRLAAGQDELEIH; encoded by the coding sequence ATGATAGAAGATAAAGAAAGACAAACAGGGAAGGAGCTGCTAATGATCCTGGTTAAAGCATTAGTTTGCTTGGTATTGATTTATTTTTACATCAGCAATCCGGAGATTTATACAGAATTTCCTACGCTGGATAAAATTGCAGATACTTCCATTCTCTTTTTAGGACCAAGTCTGATCATCTCTATTCTCCGGCTGATTGTTATTTATTGGTACGTTAAAAAACACAAGCTAAAAAAGAACATCAAGGATAACTTTATTCTTGGGATCAACAGGGTGGTTTCTATCCTGAATACTGTCTTTTTTGCGATTGCATTTACTTCTCTTTTCGATGTCAATCCAAAAGACCTGATCTTTAGCGTTTCCATTGTTGCTGCTGCACTGGCTGTAACGTTTAAAGATTACATTGCCAATATGATCAATGGTCTGATCATCATGTTTTCCGACCGCCTTTCCCTTGGCGACCATATTCGTTTAGGCGAGCATGAAGGAAAGATCCTGGACATTACCCTGATCAATATGATCCTTCAAAATGAAGATAGTGATATGGTGATCATTCCGAATTCGGTAGCTTTTAGCTCTGTCATCATTAACCAGTCTAAACAAAACACAAAGAAGCTCAGCATTGAATTTGATATGCCTTTGAAAAATGGATATACGCCTGCCTTCCTCGAAGAATACTTGAACAATGCGATTGCCAATAATACAGAAAACGTGATGGAAGGTGGCTTGTCGGTAAAGACCATTGCCATCAATAAGGATGCAGCCATATTTAAGGTAATGGTGCTATTGAAACATTACGATAAAGTTAAAGAAAGAGTGGTAAGGCGTTTGCTCAATACCGCTTTATTGCGTCTTGCTGCAGGGCAGGATGAACTGGAAATCCATTAG
- a CDS encoding SDR family oxidoreductase codes for MDLYLNGKTAVVTGASQGFGRAITKELATEGVKVFATARNEDLLDSLKAEIRKAGGIEPVTFVQDFVAADAPEKIAAAALSSLGQVDILINNAGRSRPLDVIGAEEEWAASMTLDFDRHRQLSQQLLPQFMERRQGAILNITSTYELRTINASAVAKAAIAVWSKQLSGELGKYGIRVNCLQPGLIDTENIRRFFNHEQRKAYAEQEIPLGDFGEAQDIANIATFLVSPRAKYITGTVTVVDGGGRHYAF; via the coding sequence ATGGATCTCTATTTAAATGGTAAAACAGCAGTAGTGACTGGCGCAAGTCAGGGATTTGGACGGGCAATCACGAAAGAATTGGCTACGGAGGGGGTAAAAGTTTTTGCCACTGCCAGAAACGAAGATTTACTGGATAGTCTGAAAGCCGAAATCAGGAAAGCTGGCGGCATTGAACCAGTTACTTTCGTTCAGGATTTTGTTGCTGCTGATGCCCCTGAAAAAATTGCCGCTGCTGCATTGTCCAGCCTCGGACAAGTTGATATTCTGATAAACAATGCAGGTCGCAGTCGTCCGTTGGATGTGATCGGGGCGGAAGAAGAATGGGCCGCCTCGATGACACTGGATTTTGATCGCCACCGGCAACTCAGTCAACAACTTTTGCCCCAGTTTATGGAACGCAGGCAGGGGGCGATTCTGAACATTACCAGTACCTATGAACTAAGGACGATCAATGCTTCCGCTGTTGCCAAGGCTGCGATCGCCGTATGGTCCAAGCAGTTATCCGGAGAATTGGGAAAGTATGGCATCCGGGTCAATTGCTTACAACCAGGTCTGATCGATACCGAAAATATCCGTCGTTTCTTTAACCATGAGCAACGTAAAGCCTATGCGGAACAGGAAATCCCTCTTGGGGACTTTGGCGAAGCTCAGGATATTGCGAATATCGCCACTTTTCTAGTGTCCCCAAGGGCAAAATACATCACTGGTACGGTGACTGTTGTGGACGGTGGAGGACGTCATTACGCTTTTTGA
- a CDS encoding helix-turn-helix domain-containing protein — MAARKKNSTYTRNEEHIIECDLTYAVNKINGRWKILIISKLESGKMRFGELKKEFPYMTERMLTLQLRAMEQDGLVKRTIYAEVPPRVEYELTEMALAFGPIFKQLSEWGGKYRLPVKAAVEEKMK, encoded by the coding sequence ATGGCAGCCCGAAAGAAAAACTCAACCTATACCCGCAATGAAGAACACATCATTGAATGTGATCTTACCTATGCTGTCAACAAAATCAACGGCAGATGGAAAATATTGATCATCAGCAAACTGGAATCCGGAAAAATGAGATTCGGGGAGCTAAAGAAAGAGTTCCCCTATATGACTGAGCGTATGCTCACCTTACAACTCCGGGCAATGGAACAGGACGGACTTGTTAAACGCACAATCTATGCTGAAGTTCCCCCAAGAGTAGAATATGAACTTACGGAGATGGCATTGGCATTCGGACCTATTTTTAAGCAATTGAGTGAATGGGGAGGGAAGTACCGGCTTCCGGTTAAGGCAGCGGTAGAAGAGAAAATGAAATAA
- a CDS encoding GNAT family N-acetyltransferase, whose amino-acid sequence MDTTQFMIRKASPEDTDQIFELYKTVSKEVGGLARIEKEITKTYIENFSYKSFENGLQFVVTDAFNEQAIIAEIHCYQLEPGVFKHILSELTVAVHPACQGKGLGRLLFQTLLDDIQLNRPDILRVELIARESNSKAIQLYERLGFKIEGRFENRISNGNNSFEADIPMAWFPAARVH is encoded by the coding sequence ATGGATACGACTCAATTCATGATTAGAAAAGCAAGCCCTGAAGACACAGATCAGATTTTTGAACTCTATAAAACGGTAAGTAAGGAGGTTGGTGGCCTTGCCCGGATAGAGAAAGAAATCACCAAAACATACATCGAAAACTTTAGCTATAAATCATTTGAAAACGGATTGCAGTTTGTGGTTACCGACGCATTCAATGAACAGGCAATTATAGCTGAAATTCATTGCTATCAATTGGAACCCGGGGTCTTTAAACATATCTTATCTGAGTTGACGGTTGCTGTACATCCTGCCTGCCAGGGGAAGGGCTTAGGAAGGTTGCTTTTTCAAACTTTGCTGGATGACATTCAATTAAACAGACCAGATATTTTAAGGGTAGAACTGATTGCAAGAGAATCAAATTCAAAAGCGATTCAGTTATATGAAAGACTTGGCTTTAAAATAGAAGGAAGGTTTGAAAACAGGATCAGCAATGGTAATAATTCGTTTGAAGCGGATATTCCAATGGCTTGGTTTCCAGCGGCGAGGGTCCATTGA
- a CDS encoding VOC family protein encodes MKLNFDTLIIFVQDIDKLKSFYVDILKLEVLEEYQSEWLLLASGNCKIGLHKIGDQYLGDGATPFKFDNNTKVIFEVEEDIHQLRADLLSEQVAMKEITTFDNYDYLLCDGADPEGNVFQIKQRKK; translated from the coding sequence ATGAAACTAAATTTTGACACCTTGATTATCTTTGTTCAGGATATCGACAAACTTAAGTCCTTTTATGTTGACATTTTAAAACTTGAGGTTCTGGAGGAGTATCAATCGGAATGGCTGCTTTTAGCATCGGGTAACTGCAAGATCGGATTGCACAAAATTGGTGATCAATACCTCGGGGACGGAGCCACACCGTTTAAATTTGACAACAACACCAAGGTTATTTTTGAAGTTGAGGAAGATATCCATCAACTCAGAGCAGACTTGCTTAGTGAGCAGGTAGCCATGAAAGAGATCACTACCTTTGACAATTATGACTATTTACTTTGTGATGGAGCAGATCCGGAAGGGAATGTCTTCCAAATCAAACAAAGAAAGAAATAG
- the rnr gene encoding ribonuclease R, with the protein MAKNKSSHLELVLIQLISDVLEKSNKEALNYKQVSAKLNITDTASKETILDILKQQTRKGVFAEPERGKFRLKDLKVYLTGKVDMTADGSAFIVPDDEFEKDVFVSSRKLHNALHGDKVKVYIYAKKSGRKNEGEVVEIIERAKTDFIGVIKISDRFAFVNIDDRKMMQDIFVPLSDLNGAKNGQKVQVSITDWPDGAKNPIGKIIAILGEQGENNTEMNAILAQYGFPLSFPPEVEKEANAIPEQVTEAEIKGRKDFRDTVTFTIDPADAKDFDDAISFKKLENGNYEIGVHIADVSHYVIPNSPLDKEAYGRATSVYLVDRVIPMLPERLSNGVCSLRPHEDKLCFAAVFELDDKANIITEWFGRTVIHSNRRFSYEEAQEVIETKTGDHAEEILKLNELAYILRDKKFKNGAISFESTEVKFKLDETGKPIGVFVKERKDAHKLIEDYMLLANKKVAEFIAKKGKGKQKYTFIYRSHDSPNLENLGNFALFAARFGYKINMKSDKDIAKSLNYLMEDVEGKKEQNVLTQLAIRSMAKAVYTTKKTSHYGLAFDHYTHFTSPIRRYPDVMVHRLLAAYLNNEKSANAEEYEVAASHSSSMEKRAADAERASIKYKQAEYLEENIGNTFLGIISGVTEWGMYVELVENKCEGMIRLRDLSDDFYVLDEKNYCIIGQRKKKTYQLGDEVQVKVKKVDLSKRQIDFSLIQ; encoded by the coding sequence ATGGCAAAAAATAAATCATCTCACTTAGAACTCGTTTTAATACAATTAATCAGCGATGTTCTGGAGAAAAGCAATAAAGAGGCTTTAAATTACAAACAAGTCTCCGCAAAATTAAACATTACAGATACCGCTTCGAAAGAAACCATCTTAGACATACTAAAACAACAAACCCGCAAAGGGGTATTTGCAGAACCTGAAAGAGGAAAGTTCCGCTTAAAAGACCTGAAGGTTTACCTTACAGGTAAAGTAGACATGACTGCTGATGGTTCAGCGTTCATCGTTCCCGACGATGAGTTCGAGAAAGACGTTTTTGTCTCTTCCAGAAAGCTGCACAATGCCCTACATGGTGATAAGGTAAAAGTTTACATCTACGCTAAGAAAAGCGGACGTAAAAATGAAGGTGAGGTCGTGGAGATCATCGAACGCGCGAAGACCGACTTCATCGGGGTCATCAAGATTTCCGACCGTTTCGCTTTTGTCAACATTGACGACCGCAAAATGATGCAGGACATTTTTGTTCCTTTGAGCGACCTTAACGGTGCTAAAAACGGACAAAAAGTACAGGTCAGCATTACGGACTGGCCGGATGGGGCTAAAAATCCAATTGGTAAAATCATTGCGATCCTTGGTGAGCAAGGCGAGAACAATACAGAAATGAACGCCATTCTCGCACAATATGGCTTCCCGCTAAGCTTCCCTCCGGAAGTGGAGAAAGAGGCCAATGCGATTCCTGAACAGGTTACTGAAGCAGAAATCAAAGGCCGTAAGGACTTCAGGGATACCGTAACATTTACCATTGACCCTGCCGATGCCAAAGATTTCGATGATGCGATTTCCTTCAAAAAACTGGAAAACGGAAATTATGAAATCGGCGTACACATTGCCGATGTTTCTCACTATGTGATCCCTAACTCTCCGCTGGACAAAGAAGCTTATGGAAGGGCGACCTCCGTATACCTGGTAGACCGCGTGATTCCTATGCTTCCGGAGCGCTTAAGTAATGGAGTATGCTCACTGCGTCCTCATGAGGATAAATTGTGTTTCGCCGCAGTGTTTGAACTGGATGATAAAGCAAACATCATTACCGAATGGTTCGGAAGAACGGTGATCCATTCCAACAGGCGCTTCAGCTATGAAGAAGCTCAGGAAGTGATTGAAACTAAGACCGGCGACCATGCAGAAGAAATCCTTAAATTAAATGAACTGGCTTATATTTTAAGAGACAAGAAGTTTAAAAACGGAGCGATTAGCTTTGAGAGTACGGAAGTGAAGTTCAAACTGGACGAAACCGGAAAGCCGATTGGTGTCTTCGTTAAAGAGCGTAAAGACGCCCATAAACTCATTGAAGATTACATGTTGCTGGCCAATAAAAAGGTGGCAGAGTTCATCGCCAAGAAAGGAAAAGGAAAGCAGAAATACACCTTTATCTACCGTTCCCACGATTCGCCGAACCTGGAAAACCTGGGCAATTTCGCACTCTTTGCCGCACGCTTCGGTTATAAGATCAATATGAAATCCGATAAGGACATCGCGAAATCACTGAACTACCTGATGGAAGATGTGGAAGGTAAAAAGGAACAAAATGTATTGACCCAGCTTGCCATCCGCTCTATGGCCAAAGCGGTGTATACCACTAAAAAAACAAGCCATTACGGATTGGCATTTGACCATTATACCCACTTTACCTCTCCAATCAGACGTTACCCCGATGTGATGGTGCACCGCTTGCTTGCGGCTTACCTGAACAATGAAAAATCGGCAAATGCCGAAGAATATGAAGTAGCTGCATCTCATTCCTCTTCTATGGAAAAACGTGCTGCAGATGCAGAACGCGCTTCCATCAAATACAAACAGGCAGAATACCTGGAAGAGAACATTGGCAATACCTTCCTGGGAATCATCTCCGGAGTTACGGAATGGGGAATGTATGTGGAACTGGTGGAAAACAAGTGTGAAGGCATGATTCGCCTGAGAGACTTATCAGATGACTTCTATGTCCTTGACGAAAAGAACTACTGTATCATCGGACAGCGTAAAAAGAAAACTTATCAGCTGGGTGATGAAGTACAGGTAAAGGTCAAAAAAGTAGACCTTTCAAAAAGACAGATAGATTTTTCTTTAATACAATAA
- a CDS encoding polyprenyl synthetase family protein yields MYTPAQLQEIIENAIQNVPYPSHPERLYQPISYIMSLGGKRIRPALVLMAADLFGADLNKAIPAALAIETFHNFTLIHDDIMDNAPLRRGKPSVHEKWGVNNAILSGDVMMVESNKHLSMLDTAVLKDALNTFNATAQGVCEGQQLDMEFEERDFVSIEEYINMIRLKTAVLLGGAMKLGAQVAGATAEEAEQLYQFGENIGIAFQLQDDILDVYGDPEKFGKQVGGDIIANKKTLLLLKLKELAGDSDLLELERQSVSQDFEDKISNTTLLYNKYNIRELATTEMKNYSEKAFNALSALAVPEERKKELILLSNQLMNREH; encoded by the coding sequence ATGTATACTCCTGCCCAATTACAAGAAATCATAGAAAACGCGATTCAGAACGTTCCATATCCTTCACATCCTGAGCGGCTTTATCAGCCCATCAGTTATATCATGAGCCTGGGGGGCAAAAGAATAAGACCAGCATTGGTGCTGATGGCTGCTGATTTATTTGGGGCTGACCTTAACAAGGCCATCCCTGCAGCTTTGGCCATAGAAACCTTTCACAATTTCACGTTGATCCATGATGACATTATGGACAATGCCCCTTTGCGCAGGGGAAAACCAAGCGTACATGAAAAGTGGGGAGTAAACAATGCCATTCTGAGCGGTGATGTGATGATGGTAGAGTCCAACAAACACCTTTCGATGCTGGATACGGCTGTCCTGAAAGACGCGCTCAATACCTTTAATGCAACCGCACAAGGCGTATGTGAAGGTCAGCAGCTCGATATGGAGTTTGAAGAACGCGATTTCGTGAGCATTGAGGAATACATCAATATGATCCGTCTGAAAACGGCGGTATTGTTAGGTGGTGCCATGAAATTAGGTGCCCAGGTGGCAGGTGCAACGGCAGAAGAAGCAGAGCAGTTGTATCAGTTTGGAGAAAATATCGGAATTGCCTTCCAGCTTCAGGACGATATTCTGGATGTTTACGGTGATCCGGAAAAATTCGGAAAACAGGTTGGCGGAGACATCATTGCCAATAAAAAGACTTTACTCCTGCTGAAACTAAAAGAACTTGCCGGGGATTCAGACTTACTGGAACTGGAAAGACAAAGTGTGAGTCAGGATTTTGAGGATAAAATCAGCAATACGACCCTATTGTATAACAAATATAACATCAGGGAACTGGCAACCACGGAAATGAAAAATTATTCTGAAAAAGCCTTTAATGCACTGAGCGCTTTAGCGGTCCCTGAAGAACGCAAAAAGGAATTGATACTGCTATCTAATCAATTGATGAATAGAGAGCACTAG
- a CDS encoding response regulator translates to MPIRRMCESANSSFFLIDRNYKLAFFKIESQHDLDGFLTKSPAIGDSAVEMIAQKYRKNFQSLLARCFLGHSFSIEQRFAIEKSTDLFLQIIFTPLTKEGEEDQVICTLINNTDTLGPMQMLSEYSHLTSHELRAPITNILSLSTITNYHPLESYDILKINQLLSDINLQALKLDEIIKMLNSMLHQQENTDLFDALNDRGENKHIVLVDDDVITNRLHQMLIKKHHSDKKIALFDDPEIALGYIKEHNPDLILLDLHMPEIDGWKFLHMMEEHNIFIDVVIVSSSIDPRERLRAKSFLCVKDFYVKPLTSEKVKQLLED, encoded by the coding sequence ATGCCAATTAGAAGGATGTGCGAAAGCGCAAACAGTTCGTTTTTCCTGATTGATAGAAATTACAAGCTCGCATTTTTTAAGATAGAGTCCCAGCATGATCTTGATGGCTTTCTTACTAAAAGTCCCGCAATTGGGGATTCTGCTGTGGAAATGATTGCTCAGAAATACAGGAAGAATTTTCAAAGCCTGTTGGCCAGATGCTTCCTGGGACACAGTTTCAGCATAGAGCAACGCTTCGCAATAGAGAAATCAACGGATCTTTTTCTGCAGATTATTTTCACCCCTTTAACAAAAGAAGGGGAGGAAGATCAGGTCATTTGTACCCTGATCAACAATACAGATACCCTGGGTCCAATGCAAATGCTGAGCGAGTATTCACACCTCACCTCACATGAGTTAAGGGCTCCCATCACCAATATTTTAAGCCTCTCTACCATCACCAATTATCATCCGCTGGAATCTTACGATATCCTGAAGATCAATCAGCTGCTGAGCGACATCAACCTGCAGGCATTGAAACTGGATGAAATCATTAAAATGCTCAACTCTATGCTGCATCAGCAGGAAAACACGGATTTGTTTGATGCGTTAAATGACAGAGGGGAAAATAAACATATTGTGCTGGTGGATGATGATGTCATCACGAACAGGCTCCATCAGATGTTGATCAAAAAGCACCATAGCGATAAGAAAATTGCACTTTTTGATGATCCGGAAATCGCATTGGGCTACATTAAAGAACACAACCCTGATCTGATCCTTCTGGACCTTCATATGCCGGAGATTGATGGCTGGAAGTTTCTGCACATGATGGAAGAACACAATATCTTTATCGATGTGGTCATTGTTTCCTCTTCGATTGACCCAAGGGAACGGTTGAGGGCAAAGTCTTTCCTGTGTGTAAAAGACTTTTATGTGAAACCACTCACCTCTGAAAAAGTAAAGCAGCTATTAGAAGATTAA
- a CDS encoding helix-turn-helix transcriptional regulator translates to MQEILSKKDIGDRIKDLRLENGLSQSFIAEILNLSRSNYSQIELGNQYPSFHTLHSIARYYSKSYEWLLHGISRVQNEEPTVRVDLLIKDLESTLKSFTSSLAKLEQELVQIKNKRTEATS, encoded by the coding sequence ATGCAAGAAATTCTATCAAAGAAGGATATTGGTGACAGGATAAAGGATTTACGATTAGAAAATGGCCTTTCTCAGTCATTTATAGCAGAAATACTAAATTTATCCCGAAGCAATTACTCCCAAATAGAACTTGGAAATCAATACCCCTCCTTCCATACTTTACATAGCATTGCCAGATATTATAGCAAGAGTTATGAATGGCTTTTACATGGCATTAGCAGAGTGCAAAATGAAGAACCGACCGTGAGGGTCGACCTGCTGATTAAAGACCTGGAAAGCACGTTAAAAAGCTTCACCAGCTCATTGGCAAAACTGGAGCAGGAATTGGTACAAATTAAGAACAAACGAACAGAAGCTACCTCATAA
- the rpmA gene encoding 50S ribosomal protein L27 produces the protein MAHKKGAGSSRNGRESHSKRLGIKIFGGQVAIAGNILVRQRGTKHHPDKGVGIGKDHTLFALVDGTVIFKKKQDNKSYVSILPLPVVTEEVAEKKAPVAKAAKAAAPATEEAAPAKKAPAKKAVKAEETKSEATEEAAPAE, from the coding sequence ATGGCACACAAAAAAGGAGCCGGTAGTTCGAGAAACGGACGTGAATCGCATAGTAAACGCTTAGGTATTAAAATTTTTGGTGGTCAGGTAGCTATCGCTGGAAACATTCTGGTACGTCAGCGTGGTACTAAACATCATCCTGATAAAGGAGTAGGTATTGGTAAAGACCATACTTTATTCGCTTTGGTTGATGGTACCGTAATCTTCAAAAAGAAACAAGATAACAAATCATACGTTTCTATCTTGCCTTTACCGGTAGTTACTGAAGAAGTAGCAGAGAAAAAAGCACCTGTAGCGAAAGCTGCAAAAGCTGCTGCTCCAGCTACAGAAGAAGCTGCACCGGCTAAAAAAGCACCTGCAAAGAAAGCAGTTAAAGCTGAAGAAACTAAATCTGAAGCAACTGAAGAAGCAGCTCCGGCAGAATAG
- the rplU gene encoding 50S ribosomal protein L21 produces MYAIVNIAGQQFKVAKDQHLFVHRLQGDEGASIEFDNVLLVEDGGKITVGAPTLKGASVSAKIVSHLKGDKVIVFKKKRRKGYKKKNGHRQYFTKIQISGISL; encoded by the coding sequence ATGTACGCAATAGTAAATATAGCAGGACAGCAATTCAAAGTTGCAAAAGACCAGCACCTTTTTGTACACCGTTTGCAAGGAGATGAAGGCGCTAGTATTGAATTTGACAATGTATTGTTGGTTGAAGATGGTGGTAAAATCACAGTAGGAGCTCCTACTTTGAAAGGTGCTTCTGTTTCAGCTAAGATCGTGTCTCATTTAAAAGGTGATAAAGTAATCGTTTTCAAAAAGAAACGTAGAAAAGGTTACAAAAAGAAAAATGGTCACCGCCAGTACTTCACTAAAATCCAGATCTCTGGTATCAGTTTATAA
- a CDS encoding dicarboxylate/amino acid:cation symporter — MSKNNRLTFFIFLALILGVALGYYLNVNSFKDYNGDITKAEARIKGIEVKLNNLKDTTVVQYAELNVQKVAAQKARVEAEKVREKKLEPLTLLSDIFLRLIKMIVAPLVFSTLVVGVAKVGDIKAVGRIGGKTMLWFMSASLLSLVLGMIMVNIFKPGEAMQLPLPPSNADTGIHKVAVSLKDFISHIVPKSMTEAMATNEILQIVVFSLFFGVATAAIGEKGQVIIKFFDAVAHVILKVTGYVMNFAPFAVFGAMAAIVAKQGLSVLSTYALFIGEFYSSMLLLWILLIFIGFTILKSRVFNLMNRMKEPVLVAFSTASSEAAYPKTMLQLERFGCKEKIVSFVLPLGYSFNLDGSMLYMTFASLFIAQSYGIHLSFEQQVSMLLILMLTSKGIAGVPRASLVVIAGTIASFNIPEAGLALLIGIDPLLDMGRSATNVIGNSIATAVVSKWEGELSEPLD; from the coding sequence ATGTCAAAGAACAACAGGTTAACATTTTTTATTTTTCTTGCCTTAATATTAGGGGTCGCTCTAGGGTATTATTTAAATGTAAATTCATTTAAAGACTACAATGGAGACATTACGAAAGCAGAGGCCAGAATTAAAGGGATAGAGGTAAAATTAAACAACCTGAAAGACACCACTGTTGTTCAGTATGCAGAATTAAACGTTCAGAAAGTCGCTGCCCAGAAGGCCCGTGTAGAAGCGGAAAAGGTCAGAGAGAAAAAATTAGAACCCCTTACCTTATTAAGTGACATCTTCCTTCGGTTGATTAAAATGATCGTTGCACCTCTGGTTTTCTCTACGCTTGTAGTCGGAGTAGCCAAAGTAGGGGACATCAAAGCCGTTGGAAGGATTGGCGGAAAAACGATGTTATGGTTCATGAGTGCTTCGCTTTTATCATTGGTACTGGGAATGATCATGGTGAATATCTTTAAACCTGGTGAAGCGATGCAGCTGCCTTTGCCTCCGAGCAATGCCGATACCGGGATTCATAAAGTAGCAGTATCACTTAAAGACTTCATTTCTCATATCGTTCCTAAGAGTATGACGGAGGCAATGGCCACCAATGAGATCCTGCAAATCGTAGTTTTCTCTTTATTCTTTGGGGTAGCCACCGCTGCGATAGGAGAAAAAGGACAAGTGATCATTAAATTCTTTGATGCCGTAGCGCATGTGATCTTAAAAGTAACGGGATATGTGATGAATTTTGCCCCTTTTGCGGTGTTTGGGGCGATGGCCGCTATTGTGGCCAAACAGGGGCTCAGTGTCCTGTCTACCTATGCGCTGTTTATCGGGGAGTTCTATTCGAGTATGTTATTGCTCTGGATCCTGTTGATTTTTATCGGTTTTACCATCCTCAAAAGCAGGGTATTTAACCTGATGAACAGAATGAAAGAACCGGTATTGGTGGCTTTCAGTACGGCGAGCAGTGAAGCTGCTTATCCAAAAACGATGCTTCAGCTGGAACGTTTCGGCTGTAAAGAGAAAATTGTGAGTTTTGTATTGCCACTGGGTTATTCTTTTAACCTGGATGGCTCTATGTTATATATGACATTTGCTTCCTTATTTATAGCACAGTCTTATGGCATTCATTTGTCTTTTGAGCAACAGGTATCTATGTTGCTGATCCTGATGTTAACGAGTAAAGGAATTGCGGGTGTGCCAAGAGCATCCCTTGTGGTAATTGCAGGAACCATCGCTTCTTTCAATATTCCGGAAGCAGGTCTGGCCTTATTGATCGGGATCGATCCTTTATTGGATATGGGAAGATCAGCAACTAACGTGATCGGAAACAGCATCGCTACTGCGGTAGTGAGCAAGTGGGAGGGAGAGCTCTCCGAACCGCTGGATTAG
- a CDS encoding RNA polymerase sigma factor encodes MKEKDLLFKQIFDTNSKKIFHLCYGYTGDEDSANDLLQETFLKVWQNLDKFRNKSLISTWIYRIAVNTCLTYLRSEKRQAKDELTDNIIETRPEEFSEKNEQVALLYKSISQLEENDRLIITMVLDELPYHEIAEISGISEGNLRVKIHRIKLKLTELYNQHARI; translated from the coding sequence TTGAAAGAGAAAGACCTGTTATTTAAACAAATCTTTGACACTAACTCCAAGAAAATATTCCACCTATGCTACGGCTACACCGGGGATGAGGATTCGGCCAATGACTTGCTCCAGGAAACCTTTTTAAAGGTTTGGCAAAACCTGGACAAGTTCAGGAATAAGTCGCTGATTTCTACCTGGATTTACCGGATTGCTGTAAATACCTGCCTTACCTATTTAAGATCAGAAAAGCGACAGGCGAAAGATGAATTAACCGACAACATTATAGAAACCAGACCTGAGGAGTTTTCTGAAAAGAATGAACAGGTGGCCTTACTTTATAAGTCGATTTCTCAATTGGAAGAAAATGACCGTTTGATCATTACCATGGTACTGGATGAGCTCCCCTACCATGAGATCGCGGAGATATCAGGGATTAGCGAAGGAAACCTAAGGGTAAAAATCCACCGCATTAAATTAAAACTTACAGAATTATACAATCAGCATGCAAGAATTTGA
- a CDS encoding nuclear transport factor 2 family protein yields the protein MEKKLTMCMAILCIGCTVAFGKSFEENPPKKNINSKPVDVVGAYIDANLHTDVKLFNQVMSDDAFVSFCNGRTAKKQRKSELLAFYKKMGPTDLNCDSDYEVLSSSGNVVMVRVDFKFPTFLQRNFLTIEKNEQGLWQVTQVNKFNENR from the coding sequence ATGGAAAAAAAACTAACAATGTGTATGGCAATACTGTGTATTGGCTGCACTGTCGCCTTCGGTAAGTCTTTTGAAGAAAACCCCCCAAAGAAGAATATAAACAGTAAACCGGTTGATGTAGTCGGAGCTTACATTGATGCAAATCTGCATACGGATGTGAAGCTGTTTAACCAGGTGATGAGTGACGATGCCTTCGTCAGCTTTTGCAATGGAAGAACAGCAAAAAAACAACGCAAATCTGAATTATTGGCTTTCTATAAAAAAATGGGACCAACAGACCTTAACTGCGATTCGGATTATGAAGTTTTATCGAGCAGTGGCAATGTGGTGATGGTACGTGTGGATTTTAAATTCCCTACATTTTTACAACGTAATTTCCTGACGATCGAAAAGAATGAGCAAGGACTTTGGCAAGTTACACAAGTAAATAAATTCAACGAAAACCGCTAG